The following proteins are encoded in a genomic region of Synechococcus sp. ROS8604:
- a CDS encoding NAD(P)/FAD-dependent oxidoreductase, with product MTQSSGNSAPLDIAIIGAGPGGLSAAHALANRGFSVGIFDRTQSLRPIGAALGLAEQGYEALNNISLSLSKQVRSKAINPRQQLLMRPSGEVLFADESPMAGTSFTWLGWFNLQSCLNAT from the coding sequence ATGACCCAGTCATCAGGCAACTCTGCTCCCTTGGACATCGCGATTATCGGTGCAGGGCCTGGCGGACTCAGTGCTGCACACGCCTTGGCAAACCGTGGGTTTTCTGTCGGTATTTTTGACCGAACCCAGAGTCTGCGACCGATTGGCGCGGCTCTTGGACTTGCCGAACAGGGATACGAAGCACTCAACAACATCAGTTTGAGTCTGTCCAAGCAGGTTCGTTCCAAAGCCATCAATCCAAGACAACAACTGCTCATGCGACCAAGTGGAGAAGTCTTGTTCGCAGATGAATCGCCGATGGCAGGCACGAGCTTCACCTGGCTGGGATGGTTCAACTTGCAATCCTGTCTTAATGCAACCTGA
- a CDS encoding asparaginase, which produces MVDQSASSPQLLLLATGGTIAGRADKSTSLNAYIAGAMAGSELLQELPQLQELAQVQVEQLTNLDSADLQFQHWIQLVKRIREALAQSPELAGVVITHGTNTLEETAWLLELLIDDPRPVVLVGAMRPATALSADGPLNLFQAVQVACSPQACGHGVLVVMDSQIHGARAVTKVATQGVGAFQSPDVGPLGWVDDGGVHLPVAPSSRSVPFATLVLPAQWPEVAILYGCVDPSLAMVSALFREGVKGVVWTGTGAGQLSAGELEAIKTWPGVLPLMLRSSRCGSGPVHPSELQDELGLLPAGILNPQKARILLILALMAGMERAELSALLASFAINA; this is translated from the coding sequence ATGGTCGATCAGTCCGCATCATCACCGCAGTTGCTCCTGCTTGCCACGGGCGGCACGATCGCTGGCCGCGCTGACAAAAGCACCTCCCTTAACGCCTACATCGCGGGGGCGATGGCGGGATCGGAACTGCTCCAGGAGCTGCCGCAGCTGCAGGAGCTGGCTCAGGTTCAGGTGGAGCAACTCACCAATCTGGATAGTGCGGATCTGCAGTTTCAGCATTGGATCCAGCTGGTGAAGCGCATCCGTGAGGCGTTGGCTCAGTCCCCTGAACTGGCGGGAGTGGTGATCACCCACGGCACCAACACCTTGGAAGAAACGGCCTGGTTGTTGGAGTTACTCATTGATGATCCGCGGCCCGTAGTGTTGGTGGGAGCGATGCGTCCCGCCACAGCGCTCAGTGCCGATGGTCCGCTGAATCTGTTTCAGGCGGTGCAAGTGGCCTGTAGCCCTCAGGCCTGTGGCCACGGGGTGCTTGTGGTGATGGATAGCCAGATCCATGGAGCCAGGGCTGTCACCAAGGTGGCCACCCAGGGTGTGGGTGCGTTTCAAAGCCCAGATGTGGGCCCCCTGGGCTGGGTGGATGACGGCGGAGTGCACTTGCCAGTGGCGCCAAGCTCCCGATCCGTACCGTTCGCCACGCTTGTATTGCCTGCTCAGTGGCCCGAGGTGGCCATTCTCTATGGCTGCGTGGATCCGTCGTTGGCCATGGTGTCGGCTCTCTTTCGCGAAGGCGTTAAAGGTGTGGTCTGGACCGGCACCGGGGCAGGTCAGTTGTCTGCGGGAGAGCTTGAGGCCATAAAAACCTGGCCTGGTGTGTTGCCCCTGATGTTGCGGTCGAGTCGTTGCGGTAGTGGTCCTGTCCATCCGTCTGAGCTTCAGGATGAGCTTGGCTTGTTGCCTGCAGGAATTCTCAACCCCCAGAAGGCAAGGATTCTGCTCATCTTGGCCTTAATGGCTGGGATGGAACGAGCCGAGCTATCAGCGCTGTTGGCTTCGTTCGCGATTAACGCATGA
- a CDS encoding MBL fold metallo-hydrolase codes for MSVHERVQSLFRIVLSGSALLAVGTVAPVWAAGVTVTNYGHSALLIRGGGQSVMVNPFRAVGCAKGLAEPRVNATVILASSELPDEGARIGGGTYLAKPGSYRVGGLKVEGFGAPHDRVGGRRFGQATVWRWQQAGLNFAHLGGTAATLSGEDKVLLGRPDVLIIGVGGGGKVYNGEEAAAVVRALNPRRVIPVQYVNGEPPSGCDLGDVQPFLDAMSGTEVRKVGPNLNLPGNLGDNTVIDVMR; via the coding sequence ATGTCGGTCCACGAACGGGTTCAGAGTCTTTTCCGCATTGTTCTGAGTGGTTCCGCCCTGCTGGCGGTCGGAACGGTGGCTCCCGTTTGGGCCGCAGGCGTCACCGTGACCAATTACGGCCATAGCGCCTTGCTCATCCGCGGAGGTGGCCAATCCGTGATGGTGAATCCATTTCGGGCGGTGGGCTGCGCCAAGGGACTGGCTGAGCCTCGCGTGAACGCAACGGTGATCCTCGCCAGTTCGGAATTACCTGATGAAGGGGCCCGCATCGGGGGCGGCACCTACTTGGCCAAACCAGGCTCCTATCGGGTCGGTGGCCTCAAGGTCGAAGGGTTCGGCGCTCCCCATGACCGGGTGGGTGGCCGTCGTTTTGGCCAAGCCACGGTGTGGCGCTGGCAACAGGCTGGTCTCAACTTCGCCCATCTCGGCGGCACCGCCGCCACCCTCAGCGGTGAGGACAAAGTGCTTCTCGGTCGCCCCGACGTCTTGATCATCGGTGTCGGCGGCGGGGGCAAGGTCTACAACGGAGAGGAGGCTGCTGCAGTGGTGCGCGCACTCAATCCCCGCCGGGTGATTCCCGTTCAATACGTGAATGGGGAGCCTCCTTCCGGATGCGACCTCGGCGATGTTCAGCCTTTTTTGGATGCGATGTCCGGTACCGAAGTTCGCAAAGTGGGGCCAAACCTCAACTTGCCTGGAAACCTCGGTGACAACACCGTGATCGATGTCATGCGTTAA
- the argS gene encoding arginine--tRNA ligase, which yields MLRIAKVLNTQLRGAMQRAFPEMDAPLDPQLAAASKPEFGDFQVNGALPLAKPLKQSPRQIAAAIVEQLQADAEFTALCFDPQIAGPGFINLTIRPERLAAELASRLGDQRLGVPAVENAAPVVVDFSSPNIAKEMHVGHLRSTIIGDSLARVLEFRGHRVLRLNHVGDWGTQFGMLITHLKQVAPETLNRADAVDLGDLVAFYREAKKRFDDDEAFQTTSREEVVKLQSGDPLSLKAWGLLCDQSRREFQAIYDRLDIRLNERGESFYNPYLANVLSGLKEAGLLVTDDGAECVFLEGVNGKDGKPLPVIVRKSDGGFNYATTDLAAIRYRFAQNPEGDGARRVIYVTDAGQANHFAGVFQVAKRANWIPEDGRLEHVPFGLVQGEDGKKLKTRSGDTVRLRDLLDEAVERAEADLRRRLEEEGRHEDDQFIEHVAGTVGLAAVKYADLSQNRITNYQFSFDRMLALQGNTAPYLLYAVVRIAGIARKGGDLEVDAGMLQFSEPQEWALVRELLKFDAVIAEVEEELLPNRLCSYLFELSQVFNRFYDQVPVLKAEGKSLSSRLALCRLTADTLKSGLGLLGISTLERM from the coding sequence ATGCTGCGCATCGCCAAGGTTCTCAACACCCAGTTGCGTGGTGCGATGCAGCGTGCCTTTCCGGAGATGGATGCCCCGCTGGATCCCCAACTTGCAGCAGCGAGCAAGCCGGAATTCGGCGACTTCCAGGTCAATGGAGCTCTTCCCCTAGCGAAGCCCCTGAAGCAGTCGCCACGTCAGATCGCAGCGGCGATCGTGGAGCAGTTGCAGGCCGATGCCGAGTTCACAGCCCTCTGTTTTGACCCACAGATCGCAGGGCCGGGCTTCATTAACCTCACGATCCGCCCTGAGCGTTTGGCTGCGGAATTGGCCTCTCGACTGGGGGATCAACGGCTTGGGGTGCCGGCGGTGGAGAACGCTGCACCAGTGGTGGTGGATTTTTCCAGCCCGAACATCGCCAAGGAGATGCATGTGGGGCATCTGCGTTCCACGATCATCGGCGATTCGTTGGCACGGGTGCTCGAGTTCCGCGGCCATCGGGTGCTGCGCCTCAACCATGTGGGGGATTGGGGAACGCAGTTCGGGATGTTGATCACTCACCTCAAGCAGGTGGCTCCCGAGACCCTCAACAGGGCCGATGCGGTTGATCTTGGAGATTTGGTGGCCTTTTATCGCGAGGCCAAGAAGCGTTTCGACGACGACGAAGCCTTTCAGACCACGTCTCGCGAGGAGGTGGTGAAGCTGCAGAGCGGGGATCCGCTGTCCCTCAAGGCGTGGGGATTGCTCTGCGATCAGTCCAGAAGAGAGTTCCAGGCGATTTACGACCGGCTTGATATTCGTCTGAACGAACGAGGCGAATCGTTCTACAACCCCTATTTGGCGAATGTTCTCAGTGGCCTGAAGGAGGCTGGTTTGCTCGTCACTGATGACGGTGCGGAGTGTGTCTTCCTTGAGGGCGTGAACGGGAAGGATGGCAAGCCCTTGCCGGTGATTGTTCGCAAGAGTGATGGTGGATTCAATTACGCCACCACCGACCTGGCGGCGATTCGCTACCGCTTTGCCCAGAACCCAGAGGGAGATGGTGCACGCCGGGTCATTTACGTGACCGATGCAGGACAGGCGAATCATTTTGCCGGCGTGTTTCAAGTGGCAAAACGGGCGAATTGGATTCCTGAGGACGGCCGACTGGAGCATGTGCCCTTTGGGCTGGTTCAGGGCGAGGACGGCAAGAAACTCAAGACCCGTTCTGGTGACACGGTTCGTCTGCGCGATCTGCTCGATGAAGCGGTGGAACGGGCAGAAGCTGATCTACGTCGGCGCTTGGAGGAGGAGGGGCGTCATGAAGATGACCAGTTCATTGAGCACGTGGCTGGCACGGTGGGGCTCGCGGCGGTCAAGTACGCCGACCTCAGTCAGAACCGAATCACCAATTACCAGTTCAGCTTCGATCGGATGCTCGCCTTGCAAGGCAATACGGCCCCCTATCTGCTGTATGCGGTAGTGCGCATTGCTGGAATTGCACGCAAGGGTGGGGACCTGGAGGTGGATGCCGGAATGCTGCAGTTCAGCGAGCCTCAGGAGTGGGCTTTGGTGAGGGAATTGCTCAAATTCGATGCGGTGATCGCCGAGGTTGAGGAGGAGTTGCTGCCCAATCGTCTTTGCAGTTATTTGTTCGAGTTGTCGCAGGTGTTTAATCGCTTTTATGACCAGGTTCCAGTGCTCAAAGCCGAAGGCAAATCTTTGTCATCCCGTTTGGCGTTGTGCCGACTCACCGCCGATACCCTGAAATCAGGATTGGGATTATTGGGTATCTCCACTTTGGAGCGAATGTGA
- a CDS encoding cupin domain-containing protein, producing MHFTNLRDLEEIGVSHNHNIRKKVFIEPNTLQNLIYFSRAVFPPGETAKTHNHSDMAEVFYVSSGCAQVTVNGKDFICREGSCITIEPHENHQLTNTGDQDLILLYLGIQA from the coding sequence ATGCATTTCACCAATCTGAGAGACCTTGAGGAAATCGGCGTCTCACATAATCACAACATCCGAAAGAAGGTGTTCATTGAACCCAACACCCTGCAAAACCTAATCTATTTTTCACGCGCCGTGTTCCCACCAGGTGAAACAGCAAAAACACACAATCACAGCGATATGGCGGAAGTTTTTTATGTCTCATCAGGCTGTGCGCAGGTCACTGTGAATGGCAAGGATTTCATCTGCCGGGAGGGTTCATGCATCACTATCGAACCGCACGAGAATCATCAACTCACCAATACCGGCGATCAGGACTTGATCCTTCTTTATCTCGGGATTCAGGCCTGA
- a CDS encoding DUF4334 domain-containing protein, translating to MFDSLEPVDVDFMIGTWKGEGFHTNHPMDGLLESYHWHGKHFESLEDVHPLIFSTLRGGFARVNPGLMEPTLTVPMPRSAIVGRLFQTLLPFLATSRSSAWLRMTTYRGQSSATMIYDQLPIHDVFRQINQDAVLGVMDMKGMNLPFFFVLRRETESNNF from the coding sequence GTGTTCGATTCCCTTGAACCCGTCGATGTTGATTTTATGATTGGCACCTGGAAGGGCGAAGGCTTCCATACCAACCACCCCATGGATGGTCTTCTCGAGAGCTATCACTGGCATGGGAAACACTTTGAAAGCCTTGAAGATGTTCATCCATTGATTTTTTCAACACTTCGCGGTGGCTTCGCCCGTGTCAACCCCGGCTTGATGGAACCGACATTAACTGTGCCCATGCCAAGGTCAGCCATCGTGGGGCGCCTCTTCCAGACACTGTTGCCCTTTCTCGCAACATCCCGCTCCTCAGCGTGGTTGCGCATGACAACGTATCGAGGCCAATCAAGCGCAACCATGATTTACGACCAGCTACCGATTCACGACGTGTTTCGTCAAATCAATCAGGATGCCGTTTTAGGCGTTATGGATATGAAAGGAATGAACTTACCATTCTTCTTTGTCCTTCGGCGCGAAACAGAATCCAATAATTTCTAG
- a CDS encoding FAD-dependent monooxygenase produces the protein MTDRPDAPICLKFRDQADQWARILVGADGYRSVVRNKTVGDGPPLYTGTMTWRGIVHREQLELLEIPFSEGAGFQLVVGDQKNFWMMDAGSDQIAWGGTAPQDSSETSESAFKTALLVFKDWPSIVQTMIQTTDPLSIIETGVFGRKPVSQWGDGQRVTLLGDAAHPIRPSLGLGTTLALQDAVTLAAMLDGVQLTDIASVSAALTRYEQKRIEITTPLQQKASEQGLASHADDQADRLKMGFEAALASRRKYLSPLALPFQ, from the coding sequence ATGACTGATCGGCCCGATGCACCGATTTGCCTCAAGTTTCGGGATCAGGCTGACCAATGGGCTCGGATTCTGGTGGGAGCCGATGGCTATCGCTCAGTCGTCAGAAACAAAACAGTTGGAGATGGTCCACCTCTCTACACAGGCACGATGACCTGGCGAGGCATCGTGCACCGAGAACAGTTAGAACTTTTGGAGATACCTTTCAGTGAAGGTGCTGGTTTTCAGCTGGTTGTGGGAGACCAAAAGAATTTCTGGATGATGGATGCTGGTTCCGATCAGATCGCCTGGGGTGGCACAGCGCCGCAAGACAGCTCAGAGACAAGTGAATCTGCTTTCAAGACTGCACTCCTTGTTTTCAAGGATTGGCCTTCCATTGTGCAAACGATGATTCAGACAACTGATCCCTTGAGCATCATTGAAACAGGCGTCTTCGGTCGGAAACCTGTGTCTCAATGGGGAGATGGTCAACGCGTCACCCTCTTGGGTGATGCCGCCCATCCGATTCGGCCATCCCTGGGTCTTGGAACCACTCTCGCTCTCCAAGATGCAGTGACGCTTGCCGCAATGCTTGACGGCGTACAACTGACAGACATTGCATCGGTTTCAGCTGCGCTCACGCGATATGAACAAAAGAGGATTGAGATCACGACACCCCTGCAACAAAAAGCCTCGGAACAGGGCTTGGCGTCCCACGCTGATGATCAAGCGGATCGACTCAAAATGGGGTTTGAGGCCGCATTAGCGAGCCGAAGAAAATACTTGTCTCCCCTTGCGTTGCCATTCCAGTGA
- a CDS encoding aminodeoxychorismate/anthranilate synthase component II: MLLVIDNYDSFTFNLVQYLGELASQFPVATDCRVERNDALNLEEIRDLNPSAILLSPGPGDPDQAGVCLEVLRQLSPTIPTLGVCLGHQSLAQAYGGRVVRARELMHGKTSPVQHRGEGVFAGLPQPLTATRYHSLIAERETLPECLEVTAWLDDGTIMGLRHRDYPHLQGVQFHPESVLTEAGHQLLANFLRQAEPQ, encoded by the coding sequence TGGTTATCGATAACTACGACAGTTTCACGTTCAACCTGGTGCAATACCTGGGAGAACTCGCCAGCCAGTTCCCCGTGGCGACCGACTGTCGCGTCGAGCGAAACGACGCCCTCAACCTTGAGGAGATTCGCGACCTGAATCCATCCGCGATTTTGCTTTCACCTGGGCCAGGCGATCCGGATCAAGCCGGTGTTTGCCTTGAAGTTCTCCGCCAACTCTCACCCACCATCCCAACCCTTGGTGTGTGCCTCGGCCATCAATCGCTTGCGCAGGCCTACGGCGGACGCGTTGTGAGAGCCCGCGAACTCATGCATGGGAAAACATCACCTGTTCAGCATCGCGGTGAAGGCGTCTTTGCCGGGCTTCCCCAACCCCTGACCGCGACCCGATATCACAGCCTGATTGCTGAACGGGAAACCCTTCCTGAGTGCCTTGAAGTCACTGCCTGGCTGGACGACGGAACCATCATGGGGCTGCGCCATCGCGACTACCCCCATCTCCAGGGAGTGCAGTTCCATCCGGAAAGTGTGCTCACAGAAGCAGGGCACCAGCTGCTGGCCAACTTCCTGCGCCAAGCAGAACCCCAGTGA
- a CDS encoding mechanosensitive ion channel family protein, whose protein sequence is MGFYPSMFATLSVDAITALIVPFVFKLLGAVALWIVGGWLIGLALKLLRRFFRQGSLDPTLVNYLLTIIGVGLRVVLVVAILGFFGIETTSFAALLAGAGIAIGAAWSGMLGNFAAGVFVQLFRPISVGDYVEGGGVEGTVKEVNIFVTSITSPDNVVNIIGNAKLFGDTIKNYSANPYRRVELVAQLDNSADVAKAIKLLKEGIKKISNQASGIEADVEVLEFGERGPRLAVRPYTHTSNYWQVYFDTNRMIVDVLGQAGFPVPRIPVAMQKNAMN, encoded by the coding sequence ATGGGGTTTTACCCTTCGATGTTTGCAACGTTGAGTGTTGATGCCATTACGGCGTTGATCGTTCCTTTTGTTTTCAAGCTGTTAGGTGCGGTTGCTCTCTGGATTGTCGGCGGCTGGTTGATTGGTCTGGCTCTCAAGCTGCTGCGTCGATTCTTCCGACAGGGCTCGCTTGACCCAACACTGGTGAACTACCTGTTGACCATCATCGGTGTGGGGCTTCGGGTTGTTCTTGTTGTTGCGATCCTCGGGTTCTTTGGTATCGAAACCACGAGTTTTGCTGCCCTGCTCGCCGGTGCTGGTATAGCAATTGGCGCCGCTTGGAGCGGAATGCTGGGCAACTTCGCTGCAGGTGTGTTCGTGCAACTGTTCAGGCCAATCTCGGTTGGCGATTACGTCGAGGGCGGTGGTGTGGAAGGCACCGTGAAAGAAGTGAACATCTTTGTCACTTCGATCACCTCCCCCGACAACGTCGTGAACATTATTGGTAATGCCAAACTGTTTGGCGACACAATAAAGAATTATTCAGCAAACCCTTATCGCCGTGTTGAGCTTGTTGCTCAACTCGATAATAGTGCCGATGTGGCCAAGGCGATCAAATTGTTGAAGGAAGGGATTAAAAAAATTTCCAATCAAGCGAGTGGAATTGAAGCCGACGTCGAGGTTCTTGAGTTCGGTGAGAGAGGGCCTCGTTTGGCGGTCCGTCCTTACACACACACCAGCAATTATTGGCAGGTCTATTTTGACACCAATCGCATGATTGTAGATGTTTTAGGCCAAGCCGGATTCCCCGTACCTCGTATCCCTGTGGCGATGCAAAAAAATGCAATGAACTGA
- a CDS encoding VanZ family protein, translating into MRHPHRQLNRVQALQTQSHSKTVTRFIQRRWLHLSAILLACITALSLHPLNTLPEVPGSDKTHHFVAYAALAFPTALRKPRRWPLIIFGFALYSGLIELIQPHVNRYGEWEDFLANACGLLLGVGLAFCINRLERHHSIP; encoded by the coding sequence TTGCGCCACCCTCATCGCCAGCTCAACCGTGTTCAGGCCCTCCAGACCCAAAGCCACAGCAAGACAGTGACACGATTCATTCAACGCCGCTGGCTCCACCTGAGCGCCATCCTGCTTGCGTGCATCACAGCGTTGTCGTTACATCCCCTCAACACGCTTCCCGAGGTTCCAGGTTCCGATAAAACCCATCATTTCGTTGCCTACGCAGCGCTCGCCTTTCCAACCGCACTGCGCAAACCCAGGCGATGGCCGCTGATCATCTTCGGTTTTGCGCTCTACAGCGGCCTCATCGAACTGATCCAGCCCCATGTGAATCGCTATGGAGAGTGGGAAGATTTTCTAGCCAATGCCTGCGGACTTTTGCTTGGAGTTGGGTTGGCCTTTTGCATCAACAGGCTGGAGAGACATCACAGCATCCCTTAA
- a CDS encoding oxygenase MpaB family protein, translated as MIVAELVRLGPDTPGGRAVIQRLNRIHSTYAIRQEDYAYVLSGFVAEPIRWIENYGWRVLHPFEEEALFLFWDHVGSLMQLEQHPAVCTGPDWPAFTVATTEPAPVILITRAAKGFEITQLFQSILQIDHL; from the coding sequence TTGATCGTTGCAGAACTGGTCAGGCTTGGCCCTGATACCCCTGGAGGCCGGGCCGTGATCCAGCGGCTCAACCGCATTCACTCCACCTACGCCATTCGCCAGGAGGATTACGCCTACGTGCTCTCCGGCTTTGTGGCCGAACCGATTCGCTGGATCGAGAATTACGGCTGGAGAGTTCTCCACCCCTTTGAAGAAGAGGCCTTGTTTCTGTTCTGGGATCACGTGGGCAGCTTGATGCAACTTGAGCAACACCCCGCAGTTTGCACTGGACCAGATTGGCCCGCCTTCACTGTTGCAACGACTGAGCCCGCTCCAGTCATCCTGATAACTAGAGCGGCCAAAGGTTTTGAAATAACCCAACTCTTTCAATCAATTCTACAAATTGATCATTTGTAG
- a CDS encoding alpha/beta hydrolase — translation MPMELWQLFALGNLLAFFAGGWLASIGQLCLGIGITLTLLRMVTYFRDRERASTFGVFDAVEMVRVLHHLVKEILADSPYLADLKSGKEPRISLSFLGHSMGTFLTTMLIRVLTNVFDPEADSHLLSANAHSGPFGGPSCPVSFDEQANERQPEQLAQIGDLFSLDRLILVAADIPVWTITTGRSNYLASCLRRFRQTFLFVNDADMVLRLASTFANYFVFPSGTRIGGYRLGNLSIKGRTQAQGYGKHVGDLSDLELHGALRTQSICDNRTFRCQRWIGYPLNVIDCTDYDDGVRYLSAFTARNAAQRFFNYAATLLMVLASPLKISKIDCHGG, via the coding sequence ATGCCGATGGAGCTGTGGCAGCTGTTCGCGCTCGGCAACTTGCTCGCTTTCTTTGCCGGCGGTTGGCTTGCGTCTATCGGCCAGTTGTGTTTAGGGATTGGCATCACGCTCACGCTGCTGCGCATGGTCACCTACTTCCGCGATCGTGAACGGGCCAGCACATTTGGTGTGTTTGATGCCGTGGAGATGGTGCGAGTCCTTCACCATCTGGTGAAGGAGATCCTTGCTGACAGCCCTTATCTGGCGGATCTCAAGAGTGGCAAGGAGCCGCGGATCAGCCTCAGTTTCCTGGGTCACAGCATGGGCACTTTTCTCACAACCATGCTCATCCGTGTGCTCACCAATGTCTTCGATCCCGAAGCGGATTCTCACCTCTTGTCGGCCAATGCCCACTCGGGTCCGTTTGGTGGTCCAAGTTGCCCGGTGTCCTTCGATGAGCAAGCGAACGAACGACAGCCAGAACAGCTGGCGCAAATTGGCGATCTGTTCAGCCTTGATCGTCTGATCCTCGTTGCTGCCGACATTCCTGTCTGGACCATCACCACAGGACGGTCCAATTACCTGGCCAGTTGCCTGCGCCGTTTTCGCCAGACCTTTCTGTTCGTCAATGATGCCGACATGGTGTTGCGGTTGGCCTCAACCTTCGCCAACTACTTCGTGTTTCCCTCGGGGACGCGCATTGGTGGCTACCGGCTCGGCAATCTGAGCATCAAAGGCCGCACGCAAGCGCAAGGTTATGGCAAGCATGTGGGCGACCTGAGTGACCTTGAGCTGCATGGGGCGTTGCGGACGCAAAGCATCTGTGATAACAGAACATTCCGCTGTCAGCGATGGATTGGCTACCCGCTCAATGTGATCGACTGCACCGATTACGACGATGGGGTGCGTTATCTCAGTGCGTTCACGGCTCGCAATGCCGCGCAGAGGTTTTTCAATTACGCTGCCACGTTGCTCATGGTGCTTGCCAGCCCTTTAAAAATCAGCAAAATTGATTGCCACGGTGGTTAA
- a CDS encoding histidinol-phosphate transaminase translates to MALPSPQARPEVERLKAYSAPLEGRRNLLRLDFNENTMGPSPRVAEAIRAFPVDQIAIYPEYDGLREALLANLESSPAGLASALTPAHVGIFNGVDAAIHAVIHAYGAAGDTLLTTSPTFGYYAPCAGMQGMAIEAVPHELPGFVFPMQAIRAALLRKPRILMLCNPNNPTGTRLPAAQVLELAIAAPETLVVVDELYEAFTGDSVLPSVDFHDVPNLLVLRSLAKTAGLAGLRIGFALGHPDVVDRVGRVTGPYDVNSLVVTAAMAALADQPYTDAYVEEVLRARNWLVTELTRQRAIYHAAGGNYLLLWPRRSSETVEAELRAAGILVRSMAGKPQIDGSLRISIGTTEQMQRFWQAYQAIDSEP, encoded by the coding sequence GTGGCCCTTCCTTCTCCCCAAGCTCGGCCGGAGGTTGAGAGGTTGAAGGCCTATAGCGCTCCTCTTGAAGGGCGACGCAACTTGTTGCGGCTGGACTTCAACGAAAACACGATGGGCCCCAGCCCGAGGGTCGCGGAGGCGATTCGCGCGTTCCCGGTCGACCAGATCGCGATTTATCCCGAGTACGACGGCCTTCGCGAAGCCCTGCTCGCCAATCTCGAGTCGTCGCCAGCAGGCCTGGCCTCTGCATTGACGCCCGCGCATGTCGGGATCTTCAACGGTGTCGATGCTGCGATTCATGCCGTGATTCATGCCTATGGCGCGGCCGGCGACACCTTGCTGACCACCAGCCCCACCTTTGGGTATTACGCCCCCTGTGCGGGCATGCAGGGGATGGCGATAGAGGCCGTGCCCCATGAGCTGCCCGGATTTGTGTTCCCGATGCAGGCGATTCGCGCCGCCTTGTTGCGCAAGCCGCGCATTTTGATGCTCTGCAATCCCAACAACCCCACGGGAACCCGTTTGCCTGCGGCCCAGGTGTTGGAGCTAGCGATTGCGGCGCCTGAAACGCTCGTGGTGGTGGATGAGTTGTACGAGGCGTTCACGGGAGACAGCGTCTTGCCGTCGGTTGATTTTCACGACGTTCCCAATCTGCTCGTGCTCCGGTCGTTGGCGAAAACCGCTGGCCTTGCTGGTTTGCGCATCGGATTTGCGCTTGGTCATCCCGATGTTGTGGACCGGGTGGGAAGGGTCACGGGTCCCTATGACGTCAATAGCTTGGTCGTGACGGCAGCGATGGCGGCCTTGGCCGATCAGCCCTATACCGATGCCTATGTCGAGGAAGTGCTACGAGCTCGTAACTGGCTCGTTACTGAGTTAACTCGTCAGCGTGCTATTTATCATGCGGCTGGCGGCAATTACCTGTTGCTTTGGCCCCGTCGTTCGTCTGAAACCGTTGAAGCGGAGCTGCGGGCGGCAGGGATTTTGGTGCGTTCCATGGCGGGGAAGCCCCAGATCGATGGTTCGCTGCGCATCAGCATTGGCACCACTGAGCAGATGCAGCGCTTTTGGCAGGCTTATCAAGCGATCGATTCAGAGCCTTGA